The Verrucomicrobiota bacterium genome includes a window with the following:
- a CDS encoding response regulator, giving the protein MIVEDDDLQYELYEEALSSFEVARATTARGALALAAKQVPNLIILDHILDEGELGLDYLAELKELLPHVPIVIVSGALEAHEQMEALQGPRRAHYCLTKPLDLHDLKRTVETALQECGETEVVKQFESLERSRRVDIEDLLSRSTDRLSRQTKIRDLVASKDDRPNISALARQFKVARRTIIRDLQELIRRGEIPASVYPKWETYDPGSGEDAED; this is encoded by the coding sequence TTGATTGTCGAGGACGACGACCTGCAGTACGAGCTTTATGAGGAGGCTCTATCGTCGTTCGAGGTCGCTCGCGCCACCACAGCCCGCGGCGCTCTGGCCCTCGCAGCCAAGCAAGTGCCGAACCTGATCATCCTCGATCATATTCTGGACGAGGGCGAGCTCGGGCTGGATTACCTCGCAGAACTGAAAGAACTCCTTCCCCACGTCCCGATTGTCATCGTCTCGGGCGCTCTCGAAGCCCACGAGCAAATGGAGGCCTTGCAAGGCCCGCGCCGCGCCCACTACTGCCTGACCAAACCTCTCGATCTCCATGATCTCAAGCGCACCGTGGAAACCGCCCTCCAGGAATGCGGCGAAACCGAGGTGGTCAAACAATTCGAATCACTCGAACGATCCCGGCGCGTGGATATCGAAGATCTCCTCAGCAGGTCCACCGACCGGTTGAGCCGCCAAACGAAAATCCGCGACCTGGTGGCGTCCAAAGACGACCGTCCGAACATTTCCGCTCTCGCCCGCCAATTCAAAGTTGCCCGCCGAACGATCATTCGCGATCTGCAAGAACTCATCCGACGAGGTGAGATTCCTGCCAGCGTCTATCCGAAGTGGGAAACCTACGACCCCGGCAGTGGCGAGGACGCGGAAGATTAA